A single region of the Marmota flaviventris isolate mMarFla1 chromosome 10, mMarFla1.hap1, whole genome shotgun sequence genome encodes:
- the Rhce gene encoding blood group Rh(CE) polypeptide isoform X5: MGSRYPRSIRSCLPLWALLLEAALLLLVFFTAYDVPLMDQKTFMEAYQVFQEFTIRAVLGLGFLNASLQKQGWSSVAFSLFMLVLAVQWAILTDSFTEWLLSGKVPNKLTSIYPASMSAVTVLISAGMVLGKANLVQLTVMTLLEVTAIGIMRTVGSTFFQLDHHMDTMFFPIFAAYFGVIVARCLAKPLPKGAEKKTQMATRPSLFGMLGTLFLWIFWPSFNSAPLNLLDNKRTALLNTYFALAVSAVTATSVSALAHPHGKINLVHVHNAVLAGGVASSAPAYLISSPWIAMVLGLLAGLISIGGAKCLYSAGNDYTRILHTSQSVIKYF, encoded by the exons ATGGGCTCCAGGTACCCGCGGTCGATTCGGAGCTGCCTGCCCCTGTGGGCCCTGCTGCTGGAGGCAGCTCTCCTCCTCCTCGTCTTCTTCACCGCCTATGATGTTCCCTTAATGGACCAGAAAACCTTCATGGAGGCCTATCAAG TCTTCCAGGAATTTACCATCAGGGCCGTCCTGGGCTTGGGCTTCCTCAACGCGTCTTTGCAGAAACAGGGCTGGAGCAGCGTGGCCTTCAGCCTCTTCATGCTGGTCCTGGCCGTCCAGTGGGCTATCCTGACAGACAGCTTCACCGAGTGGCTCCTCAGTGGGAAGGTGCCCAACAAACTGACCAG TATCTACCCGGCCTCCATGAGCGCTGTCACCGTGCTCATCTCCGCGGGGATGGTCCTGGGGAAGGCCAACTTGGTGCAGCTGACAGTGATGACGCTACTGGAAGTGACAGCCATTGGCATCATGAGGACAGTCGGCTCGACATTCTTCCAG TTGGACCACCACATGGACACCATGTTCTTCCCCATCTTCGCGGCCTATTTTGGGGTGATTGTGGCCAGGTGCCTCGCAAAGCCTCTTCCCAAGGGAGCGGAGAAGAAGACCCAGATGGCTACGCGCCCCAGTTTGTTTGGCATGCTGG GTACTCTCTTCTTGTGGATATTCTGGCCAAGTTTCAACTCTGCTCCGCTGAACCTTCTAGATAACAAGAGGACGGCTCTTCTCAACACCTACTTCGCCCTGGCAGTCAGCGCGGTGACCGCCACCTCAGTGTCAGCTTTGGCTCACCCCCACGGGAAGATCAACTTG GTTCACGTGCACAACGCTGTGCTGGCTGGAGGCGTGGCTTCGAGTGCGCCAGCCTACCTGATTTCCTCCCCTTGGATTGCCATGGTGCTGGGCCTGCTGGCTGGCTTGATCTCCATTGGGGGAGCCAAGTGCCTG tacTCAGCAGGTAATGATTACACCAGAATCCTGCACACGAGCCAATCGGTTATCAAGTATTTCTAA